GCAATCCTCCTGAAGACACCACCGAAGCCACGCAACCACTCGAACACCAGAAGGATCGGGCGCACCGAGACCCGTTAAGCCTCGCGGCCGATCGTCAGACATACTCCATCCTGCCCATCCAGGTTTCATCGGCAAGGGGCGAATCCTCCCGTTTTTTTGGCGAATCGATCGAAAAACGGATCGAGCCCGCCGCCTCGGCTGGTCAAGCCTGAGCGAATCCAGTACGATCCGCCTCGATTCCGGGCCAATGCTGCCCGATGGCCGGACCGCGCCCTGTTTCTGGACGATGCTCCGGCCGAACCCGAACGACCCGATCCCGGAGGGACGCGGAATGCGACGGATCGCTCCCCTGATCGTCGGCCTCCTCGCCGCAGTCGGCCCGATGGCCGAGGCCAAGGGCCAGGCGACCCCCTCAACTCCAGGCCAGGCCCCCCGCCCCCAGGCCGGCGCCGGTGTCGGTGCTGGAGCAAGGACGACTCCCCCTGCCCCGGCCATCCCCGGCCCATCCCGCGACGCAACGTACGACCCATCCGTGCAACGCGCCTCAGCCCCGGCTTCGGCCCCGGCTCAGGATTCCGCCCCCGATCAAGCGCCGAGCGATCCCGAACTCGACGCTGTGCTCGGCCGTTGGGAACAGACCAGCGGCAAGATCGAAACCCTCTACGCCACCTTCGAGCAGGTCGACGAGATGACCATCGTCGGCGACCGCAAGGTCTACAAGGGGGCCGCCTACCTCCGCCGGCCGAACCTCGTCGTCCTGCAACTGGAGAAGCAGACCGGCGACGAGGGCGACGAGAAATTCGTCTTCGACCGCCGCATCCTCGCCAACGGCGGCGAGGTCGTCGAGTTCGACGGCGCGCTCCGCCAGATCACCATCTTCCCCCTGCCCAAGGACGCCCAGCAGCGTGCCCTGGAAGAAGGCCCCCTGCCCTTCCTCTTTCGCATGAACATCGAGGACTTCAAGCGCCGCTACCGCGCCAACCTCATGCCGCCGAACCAGGAAGGCACCCACCGCATCGCCATCTACCCGAAGATCGCCGCCGACCGCGACGCCTTCTCCGTCGCCGTCCTAATCCTCGACGCCAAGACCCTCCAGCCGAAGAGCATCCACACCCTCGCCCCCAACGGCAAGGACAAGCAGAACTACTACATCAAGGAACTTAAGGCCAACGTCGCCATCAAGCCCGAGCTGTTCGTCTGGGACTCCGCCAAGGCCCAGCAGGCCCAGAAAGACGGCTGGCGGATCGTCCGCAACCCCGACCAGCCCGGCGTCCAGCCCCCTCCCAGCGAGATCGGCCGCCAGGACGCCCTCGAACCCATCCCCCGCTAAGCCGCCCCCTTCCGTCCCCCTCTCCCCGCCCGCGGGGGGAGGGCCGGGGTGAGGGGTCCCCGCGCTCAAGGCCCAGCCCTGTGCCCCGTCCGAGCCCCCCTCATCCGGCTGGGGTGGCCGGGGTCGTGACGACCCCGGACGGACCGATCCGATGCCCCCTCTCCAAGGCCCCTGGTTGCAAGCCCGACTCCACCGGGTATCATCCACCGGTTTCTTGAGCTCAGGACAGGTGGCGGAGGGCCTTTTGTACCGATGATCATCGCCATCGAGAGCCGCCGCAAGAAGCTCGCAACCGTCGAGGCGCAATGGCCCGAGGCCGTCATCATCGACGTGACCTCCAAGGGACTCGAGCCCTGGGTCCGGTTCAGCCCCTTCTACCCGCATGGCGGCATCCCAATCCCGAATTCCGGGTCAGAGACGGCACAGTCGGTCGAGGGCTTGTGGCAAGGGTTGAAGGTCTTCGAGCGAGAGGACATCGACCCCGGCAAGTGGGCCATCACCCGCATGTCGGGAATCAAGCGCGGGGGTGCCAGGCGAGGAGCGGTCCTCGGCCACCGCTTCGGCATCGAAGGCAGCACGCTCCTCGACTACCACGACGCTCGCCTGCGCATCTATCTCCCGGCCTACCGATGGGTTCTGGAGCACCGCCTGGCGGCCGAGGTCGAGCAGTTGAAACAACTCGCCGCCGATCGCCCCCTGGTGCTCCTCGACTACGAAACCAACACCGAGGTCGACGACCTCTCTCGCCCCCTCTCCCATGCGGCCTTGATCAAGGACCATCTCCACGGGTGCTGGCCCACCCCTCGGGCTGCGGAACCCTGATCCCCGGTACTCCAGAGCCGACCAATCCCGATCACCCCACCTCCCGCACCGCCCCCTCGCGCCTCAGGTCGGCCCGGCCCATCAGCGACCCGTCGGCCCCGGCCATCACCAGCTTCACGCCTCCGAAATACATGTCCGGGTGATCATACGCGCGCACCTCGAAGAACGGTTCCAGCAACGACGTGTCGAACCCCGGCTCGCTCCGGGCGATCGGCCGCCCACCCTCGGCCGCCGGCTCGACGTGCAACCGAGGAGCCGCCACCGCGTCCCCCGGGTCCAGCCCTTCAAACGCCAGCCATGCCCATGTCTGCGCAAGCGCCGTCGTGATCCGCGAGGCCCCCGGCGTCCCGAACGCCAGCCGCCTTCCGTCGTCGGCCAGGGCCACCGTCGGCGCCATGTTCGAGACGATCCGAGACCCCGGAGGCAATGCCAGAAATCCCCCCGGATTCAGCTCCGGCTCTCCCAACGCGTTATTACAGGTGATCCCCGTCCCCGGAATGTTGATTCCCGCGTCGTAGCCGTTGCTCATCGCAATCGAGACGAGGCTGCCGTCCCCCGTCGCCACGCTCAGCTGCGTCGTGCCGGGGCTGGAAAGCCTCGGCAGCCACGGCAACAACCCCGTCTCCTCCAGCAGCGACCGCGCCATCGCCTCATCGAAATCTCCCGACTCCATTACATCCGCGCGCAACTCCAGCAATGTCCGCTGCGCCCGGGCGATCACCAACGCCCGCTCGCCGTGTGTCGTCTCGCCCGGCCAGGCCCGATCAAGCCAGCCGATCAAGACCCCCAGCGCCGCCCCCCCAATACTCGGCGGCGGGTTCAACTCCAGGGTCCAGCCCCGCGACCGCAGCCTCAACGGCCGCCTCACCTCCGCCCGGTACGATTCCAGGTCCTTCCGCGAGATCAGGCCCCCGTGATCCCGCATCTCCTTCACGATCGCCTCGGCAATCTCCCCCTCGTAAACCGCCCTCGCCCCGTCTCGGGCGATCGCCTCCATCGTCCCTTCCATCCCCGGCAATCGGAACGGACTCCCCGGCGCCGCCGGATTCCGACCGTCCGGAAAATAGGTCCACAGGCAATCGTCTTGTCTCACATACGACCCCGGCCCGACCCTCGCCAGGTAGTCGCTCATCGTCTTGCTCGCCGGCCATCCCGACCGTGCCAGCTCGATGCTCGGCGCCACCAGATCCGCCCACGGCAACCTCCCGTGCCGCTTCCAGAGCGTCTCCAGCATCGCCGGCACGCCCGGCACCGCCACCGTCCCCCGGCCGATCTTGATCGCAATCCCGCTCCCGTACGGCAGCAGGTAATCGACCACGTCCAGCCCCTCGCCCGACCTGCTCATCGTCGGATCGAGCCCCGGCACCGTGTGCGCCCCGTCGATCAGCTCCGCGTCCTTCCCCTCCATCGCCACCATCGCGAACCCCGAGCCGCTGAGCGAACACATCAACGCCTCGGTCATCGTCGCCACCAACGCCGCCCCCACGGCAATATCGGCGGCATTCCCCCCCTCCTCGGCAATCCTCGCCCCCGCCTCCGCCGTCGTGGGAGAATCCGAGGCAATCACGGCTCGTGTCGGTCCAGGCATGAATCCAGGCTCGGGCCCTATTGTCAGCACACCATCGGCCGGCCCCCTCCCGTCCGGGCCGACCCGCCCTTGCCCTTCATTCTATCCCAATCGCCACTCCCCGACCGCCCGCACATCGTGTTTGGCGTTCTAATTGCGCCGGGTCGCTCCGTTGGCTCTCCAACTCGGGCGGTGCAGTTGCAAGAAACCTCCTCGTGACCTCTCGTCGCTTCTCGACCTCAGTTGGCAGGCAATTGAGACCACCCCCGGAGGATGCTCAGCTCTCATTGCCGATGAACGGGTCATCGCACCTGAGGCAACGGCGGAAGTCGAGCGTCATCCCGTCGTAGATCCGGCGAGGTTGATCGGGGCAGATTGGTTATGATAGCTCTTGATCCTTCCCAGAGCGTCCTGACTTGCGGAGCAACCTACCCATGGCGACGAAGATGCAAGAGCTGGGCATCGACCGCCTCAGCGCGGATGAGCGACTGGACCTCATGCTTGAACTCTGGGACAGCCTCGCCTCCGAGCCTGGCCGGACGCATCTGACGCCCGCCCAGCAACGCGAACTGCAACGCCGCCTCGCCGATCACGACGCCAACCCCGACGATGTCATCTCCTGGGAAGAGATCAAGGCCCAGGCCCTGGCGCGGTTCTCTGCCCGATGAACCGCCCCGTCCTTTTCCGCCGCCCCGCTCGCATTGAGTTCGACGAGGCCGCCCACTGGTACGACGCCCGTCGCCCCGGCCTGGGAGCGCGATTCACGGCCGCCGTCCAGGACGTGCTCGATTCCGCCTCTGAAAATCCGGACCGACATCCCCGCGTCTTCGACGAGGTGCACGAGGCCCTCGTTCATGGATTCCCTTACTGCGTCTATTACCGCAACGAGGCCGATTTGGTCCTCGTGCTCGCAGTCTTCCACACCGCCCGCGATCCTTTCGTCTGGCAATCCCGCCTGTGAGCCTCATCGGGGCCGCGGTGCAGACCTTCGCATTGAACCCTGGCCGGAGGTTCGCACCGCGGCCCCGACGAATCTTGGTGGGGTGTCGCTGAGTCGAACCGTGATTTATTCAGGAGGAGGCGTTGGGATTGAACGCACAAGGCGTTGGCTCACGCCCTGCCCATTCCTCCGGGGCCGCACCTCGGTAGCCCCTCGATCACCTCGCGCCCCAGGCTCGGCACCTCAGGCGGTCTCCGACGCACCCGACGTGCCTGCCCACGACCCCTTGGGCCTGCTCCCAGCCCCAAATCCCCGCGCATGGCCGCGCCGACGTGGCCATGCCACCCGGCACTCCCAAGACCCGTCCTCCCCGCAATAATGCCGTCTCAGTCGTCCGAGCCCGCCCAGCGTTCCATCTGCTCTCGGATCCGGCGCTGCTCGGCGGTTTCCGGTGGTTCCACCGCCGCGGAGCCCGAGCCCGAATCCGATTCCGGTCGAGGCGATCGGCTTCGCCGTTTCGGCGGGTCCTCGACCAGGCCATACGCCCCGGCCGGTTCGACGAAGAAGGGGAGCTTGCACTTCGGGCAGGTCATCGTCGAGCCCATCTCGGCCTCGTCCACCTGCAACGCCGCGCCGCACTCTGAGCATTCCACATCCACGATGGCCATGAGCAGCCCCTCTCGATCGTTCGTATCCCGAGACGGTGCGTCCCCCCGTCCGATCCAGAAGGCACCACGCCTCGGAACACCTCGGGCGATCGGCAGGCCGCCGTCCTCCCCCTGACGATCTGCGACAACCCCCCCCCTGTCAACAGGTCAGATTCCGATTTATCAAAGGAATCACCGCGACCGCTTCCGCCCCTGGTCTCCCACGCGCTCACCGGCCGCCGCTCCCCTTCGGCCGGGTGGCACTCGACTCCGGACACCGTTGAGGGCGCCGATCACGTTCCTGCCAGTCTCATGGCTCCGAGTGTCCCACAGAAACCCCCCGGATCACTCGATCGTTCTAAAAAAAACGCAATTAAGCCTCCCTCGATTCCTGATGTTATCCAATGAGTCGCGCGGTCCTCGTCCTGATGACTCCGACCCCGGGAACCGCTCGCCCGATCAATCTGAATGGCGCACCCGTGTCTCTCTCCCTCATCCTCATCAAGAAAGCAATCACCCATGTCCCGCACCACCGTGAAGCAAACCATCGCCAACCGCTTGAACGCCCTCCTGTCCACCGGCCCGAAGACGATCGAGGGCAAGGCCCGATCGAGCCAGAACGCCCGAACCCACGGCCTCTCGAAACTCGGCACCCGACTCTCCGCCGACATGGCCGAGGCGATTGAAACGCGCAAGGCCCAGTGGCGCAACGATTACCGGCCCGAAGGGGCGGCGCAGGAATGGTTCTTCGAGCGCCTCGTGGCCGAATCCGTCCGCCTCGATTGCTGCGACGCCCGCATCGTCGCCGCCCGCGCCGAGCACGCCGCCCGCGCCTCCGAAAGCTGGGACGACGACCGCGCCGCCGCGATCGCCTCCCTCGGCGCCCGACTCGCCCATCAACCCGAGCGCATTCAATCGCAACTGCTCCAGAGCAAGCACGGCGTCCTCTGGCTCCTGGAGCGCTGGGATGAGGTCCGTGACTCCCTGACGCGTCACGAAGGCTGGACCTTCGAAACCTGGAACCTCGCCCTCGACCTCCTCGGCGTTCCCACCTTCGCCCGAGACGGCTCCGGCCCCTGGGACCTCGACCCCGAGGACAAAACCGAGGCCCCCGGCCTCGACCTCGTCGCCCAGGCCACCGCTGCATTACGTGACCGACTCGACGCCTATCTCCATGCCCGCGACGAGCGTGCCCAGGCCGACGCCGCCCTCGGCCTCGATGCCGACGAGCCCCCCTCCATCCGTCTCCTCGAACGCTACGCGGCCGACGCGCGTCGCCAGTTCTCAAGAAATCTTAACGAGTTGCGCCGCTTGCAATCCCTCGCTTCCCGACCCGCCCCCGCCAGCGCGCCCCCGCCTCCCGGCCCCCGACCGTCCCGCTGCACCTCTGCTCCCCCCATCGACCCCGACCCCCGATCTGCTCCCGATCGCCCCCCCGCGCCAATCGAAGCCATTGCCGATTCCTCCCCTTTGCGAAACGAAGCCAAGCCCCATGGCTCGTCCGATCGAACGGACGCCAACGCCGGATTCTCCCCCTTGCGAAACGAACCCGTTGTCACCGGCCAGCGTGCCGCAACCCTCCTCGGACGCCCCTCGATCTCCCGCACCACCCTGTCGGCCTCCTCTCCTCGGGAGAACCGACGCGCCCGACGCGCCCGGGCCGCCGCCGCCCGACGCTCCTGACGCTCCGTCAATCGGTCCCTCGTCTCGCGTTATCCATCAACGTTCACGGCGTCGCGTGGCACCAGTTCCGGCCTCGGAACCCGTCGTCAGTGCCGCCCCAACGTCCATCCCCATCCTCATGACCGGCACTCAGCTCGACCCGCGCCGCCCCGAGTCTTCGTTGTCTCCCCGTCATCCTTCTCCGACACCAGCGGGATTCATCGTACGATTCTTGCAATCACATTCATGACTGGGTAAAGCTCTGAACGGGTCCGCTCTCCGATCGATCACGGCGCAATCCGGGAGGGTCTGCAATGGTCACGGACAATGAATATGACGATCTGGAAAACCCCTACCGCGCTCCGGTGGGGCGGCACGACCAGATCCGAACCAAACACGAGATCCCGGGCCTTGGGCCAGACCCGAATCCGTGGAAAACCATCTGGAGACGCCCTCGGGCGACGATTCGCTACCTCGTCGCGACCGACCCGACACGCAGTGTCATGCTCCTGGCGGCGCTCAGCGGCATCAACAGCTCACTGAGCCGGGCCGTCGAACGCAACGCCGGAGACGTCTTGCCGCTCATCGCCATCCTCGGTCTGGCGGTGGTCCTTGGGCCGATCGGCGGCATCATCTGGCTCTACCTCGGCAGCGCCTTGCTCCGATGGGTCTCCGGCTGGTTCGGTGGTCGGGGCGAGAGCGAGCACATCCGCACGGCCATGGCCTGGTCGCTCGTGCCGGTCCTCACGACCATGGTCTTCTGGATCCCCCAACTGATCCTCTTCCGCGAGGAGATGTTCCAGTCCGAGATGCCCCGAGTCGAATCCGACCCCGCCCTGCTCAATACGATGGTCGCTCTCGGCGGTCTCGAAGCCCTTGCCATCCTCATCCTGGGCATCTGGACCTTCGTCCTCTTCCTGCACGGGCTCGGCGAGGTCCAGGGTTACTCGGCCTGGAAAGCGCTCGGCGTCACGATCGTCGCGGCGATCATGCTCATCCTCATCCTCCTGGTCGTCGTCTTCGGCATCGTCTTGCTGGTCGGTGGGCTAGTTGCCGGCTTCGGAGGAATGGGCTAATAATCGTTTATCAACAAAATCTCGATTCAAAAAACGAATCCTTGTTCATGTGCCTTGATTGGCTTTCCTGAAGCAAAGATCCCCGGGTCGGGGGCGGGAGTCGATCCTGCCGCCACCGGCCCGGCTCCCGGCCGTTGGACAAGGGATATTAGGAGGAGCGGCCAGGGCCATCGCCCTCGTTCGCCTCGTTCGCCTCGGCCGGAGGTTGCGGTCGGCGCGGGACGGCGGCGGGCTGGGCCTCGGCCTCCCCCTCGGCGCCGAGGTTGGTTACGCGGACGTTGGTGTAGACGACCGGGTCGAGGTTGTAGCGGGGTTCCCACTCATCGGCCCGGACCTTGACGGTGCTGTCAAGGAACTCGATCAAGGGCGTGGTGGCTTCGGGGGCAAAGCGGAGGAGGTTCGTGGCGGGCAATCGGGTTTCGGTCAGGGCCACTCGGCTGAGGCGCTGGCGTTCGACGGTCGGACGCAGGGCATCGACCAGGGCGGAGCGCTCGGCATCGCCGGCCCCGGCCTGCAGCAAGATCGGCAATCGGGGGGCAAGCGCAGTGACCGCCGGTTCAATCGGACGATCGTTGAGGGTCGGGCGGGGGGAGATCAGGACCATCGCCGCCAGGTCGCTCGTGCGCCCTTCGATCGAGACCGCCCCTCCTGGAGCCGAAGCCCAATGAGCCGCCAGATTGGCCCCGTCTCCCAACGCGACCACGGCGAACTTCGCCAGGTTCAGCTCGCGCCGGTTGTGCCGATCGAGCAGGAACCGGTAGGACGCCTGCAGGTCTCCGATCCACCGCAGCAAGGGGTTGCCGACGGTCCCTCGCGACCGCGACGGGCTTTGCCCATGCCCGCGCAGGTCGACGGCAAGCACGGCATACTCCAGTTCCTGCAGATGGGTGGCGATCCCCTGACCCTCCAGGTCGGCCACCGCGGCGTCGAAGTCCTGACTCGATCGCCCGGGTCCGAGGTCGTGCACGAGCAAGACGACCGGCGCCGCCGCGCCGAGCTGCGACGGATAGTACCGCACGGCCAGCGGAGCCCCGTCGAAGCTGGCGATCGTCAGCTCGTAGCGAAAGGGCCACTGGGGGACGATCGGCATGTTCGGGTCGGCCGGCCTTCCTGCGGGCGGTCGGGCCGCGTCGGCCGGCATGGCCGCCGGGCCGAGCGGGTCGGCCGCCGGACCCTCGGCAATCTCCCCCGGAGGATTCTCGGGAGGCAATCGCAGCCCTCCCGGCGGTGCCTCCTCATCGGTGTTGACCTGGGGATCGCCCTGCTGCGCTCCCTTGAGCTGTGGAACCTCCCGGGGACGCGCGGCGGGAGGAGCCTCCTGCGCTTGCGCTTGCCCTTGCCCTTGGTTCGGGTTCGGGTTCTGCGCCGACACGACGCCCGCGAGGGTCAGAGGCGCGACGCCGAGCAGTATGGCAAGGCGAGCCATCCGTTCGATCGGGTGTCGTCGATCGAGTCTCATCGCGTGGTCCTCTCCTCTGGTGTCGGGGCCTTGGCGGCGGGGCATCACCTCAAGGAATTCTATCGTATCGTTGATCGGCAGGCGCGATCCAGGCAAGAGCCCCGGCCGATCGTCCCCCTCGGACCAAGGAGACACCATGAGAACGGCCCGGCCGATCGGGTCGAGCAGACCACCGGCCGGGCCGTTCCAGTGTCCAACGCGTGTCACCACCGACGATCAGGGGCGGTGGGCATCATGACAGGCCTTGCAGTTG
The DNA window shown above is from Tautonia rosea and carries:
- a CDS encoding gamma-glutamyltransferase, which gives rise to MPGPTRAVIASDSPTTAEAGARIAEEGGNAADIAVGAALVATMTEALMCSLSGSGFAMVAMEGKDAELIDGAHTVPGLDPTMSRSGEGLDVVDYLLPYGSGIAIKIGRGTVAVPGVPAMLETLWKRHGRLPWADLVAPSIELARSGWPASKTMSDYLARVGPGSYVRQDDCLWTYFPDGRNPAAPGSPFRLPGMEGTMEAIARDGARAVYEGEIAEAIVKEMRDHGGLISRKDLESYRAEVRRPLRLRSRGWTLELNPPPSIGGAALGVLIGWLDRAWPGETTHGERALVIARAQRTLLELRADVMESGDFDEAMARSLLEETGLLPWLPRLSSPGTTQLSVATGDGSLVSIAMSNGYDAGINIPGTGITCNNALGEPELNPGGFLALPPGSRIVSNMAPTVALADDGRRLAFGTPGASRITTALAQTWAWLAFEGLDPGDAVAAPRLHVEPAAEGGRPIARSEPGFDTSLLEPFFEVRAYDHPDMYFGGVKLVMAGADGSLMGRADLRREGAVREVG
- a CDS encoding DUF6939 family protein; amino-acid sequence: MIIAIESRRKKLATVEAQWPEAVIIDVTSKGLEPWVRFSPFYPHGGIPIPNSGSETAQSVEGLWQGLKVFEREDIDPGKWAITRMSGIKRGGARRGAVLGHRFGIEGSTLLDYHDARLRIYLPAYRWVLEHRLAAEVEQLKQLAADRPLVLLDYETNTEVDDLSRPLSHAALIKDHLHGCWPTPRAAEP
- a CDS encoding alpha/beta hydrolase, which gives rise to MTRVGHWNGPAGGLLDPIGRAVLMVSPWSEGDDRPGLLPGSRLPINDTIEFLEVMPRRQGPDTRGEDHAMRLDRRHPIERMARLAILLGVAPLTLAGVVSAQNPNPNQGQGQAQAQEAPPAARPREVPQLKGAQQGDPQVNTDEEAPPGGLRLPPENPPGEIAEGPAADPLGPAAMPADAARPPAGRPADPNMPIVPQWPFRYELTIASFDGAPLAVRYYPSQLGAAAPVVLLVHDLGPGRSSQDFDAAVADLEGQGIATHLQELEYAVLAVDLRGHGQSPSRSRGTVGNPLLRWIGDLQASYRFLLDRHNRRELNLAKFAVVALGDGANLAAHWASAPGGAVSIEGRTSDLAAMVLISPRPTLNDRPIEPAVTALAPRLPILLQAGAGDAERSALVDALRPTVERQRLSRVALTETRLPATNLLRFAPEATTPLIEFLDSTVKVRADEWEPRYNLDPVVYTNVRVTNLGAEGEAEAQPAAVPRRPQPPAEANEANEGDGPGRSS
- a CDS encoding type II toxin-antitoxin system RelE/ParE family toxin → MNRPVLFRRPARIEFDEAAHWYDARRPGLGARFTAAVQDVLDSASENPDRHPRVFDEVHEALVHGFPYCVYYRNEADLVLVLAVFHTARDPFVWQSRL
- a CDS encoding Yip1 family protein, which produces MVTDNEYDDLENPYRAPVGRHDQIRTKHEIPGLGPDPNPWKTIWRRPRATIRYLVATDPTRSVMLLAALSGINSSLSRAVERNAGDVLPLIAILGLAVVLGPIGGIIWLYLGSALLRWVSGWFGGRGESEHIRTAMAWSLVPVLTTMVFWIPQLILFREEMFQSEMPRVESDPALLNTMVALGGLEALAILILGIWTFVLFLHGLGEVQGYSAWKALGVTIVAAIMLILILLVVVFGIVLLVGGLVAGFGGMG
- a CDS encoding TIGR03009 domain-containing protein, translating into MRRIAPLIVGLLAAVGPMAEAKGQATPSTPGQAPRPQAGAGVGAGARTTPPAPAIPGPSRDATYDPSVQRASAPASAPAQDSAPDQAPSDPELDAVLGRWEQTSGKIETLYATFEQVDEMTIVGDRKVYKGAAYLRRPNLVVLQLEKQTGDEGDEKFVFDRRILANGGEVVEFDGALRQITIFPLPKDAQQRALEEGPLPFLFRMNIEDFKRRYRANLMPPNQEGTHRIAIYPKIAADRDAFSVAVLILDAKTLQPKSIHTLAPNGKDKQNYYIKELKANVAIKPELFVWDSAKAQQAQKDGWRIVRNPDQPGVQPPPSEIGRQDALEPIPR
- a CDS encoding addiction module protein — encoded protein: MATKMQELGIDRLSADERLDLMLELWDSLASEPGRTHLTPAQQRELQRRLADHDANPDDVISWEEIKAQALARFSAR